TTCACCCGACTTAGAACCTCCAAACGACGCCGCTCCTTGCCGCTCATCCGAATTGTCTCCATGAACACCTCCTTTGAAGAGGTGATTGTGGGGACATTTCTACCTGCGCCTTAAGGGGACATTTCTATCTGCGCATTACACGCTACTAGTTGCCTTGCTTGACGCTGCAAAACCAACTGGCTAGTCTACGTGCCGAAGGGAGCCGCGGCCATTGGTCGTTGACTCTCAGCAAAGCGCGTTGTTTAATGGTATCTGTTCAAAAGATCATAGCATAAGCCCAAGGAAGGCCAACGATGGATCGGCAGCAAATCGGCCTTAAACTCGCTCTGGATCAACTTGGCCTCCCTGCGCGCCTCAGTTCCTTCGATGACCGCTTGGTTCTGCAAAAAGGGGTTTACCTGGCCCAAGCGGCGGGCGTGGACCTGGGTTACTTTTTCCACTGGTACCTGCGCGGCCCCTACTCGCCGTCCCTGACTCGCGATGCCTTTGCGATGGTCAACGACATCAAGGGCGGACTGGACGGCTCCGAAGGCTGGCAATTCGACGAGACGTCGGTCCAACGTCTTGCCAACTTGAAACCGCTGATTCGCGAGGCGCAGCCGCCGCAACTTGCGGCGCGACTGGAGCTGCTCGCCTCCGTGCTGTTTTTATTGTTGAACAAGCGATGCCACCCAGACGACAATGCGGGCTTGCGCGAAGTGCTCTTGCGCTACGGCAAGCAATTTACCCAAGAGGAAATCGACGACGCTGTCGGGAAGTTGAGGCAATATGGCCTCGTCGCGGACCAGAAATAAAACCAAGCTCATCGTCGATTCCATTCACGGCGATATCCACCTCACGCCGATCGAGCAGCGGGTCGTCGATACCGCCTCTTTTCAGCGGCTGCGGCATCTCCGGCAGCTCGGCATGGCCCAAGCCACGTATCCCAATGCGACCCACACCCGATTTGCCCACAGCCTGGGCGTGCTCGGGATCATGGAGCACGTCACGCGAGTTGCCAAAGCCGCGCTCTCATTGAAACGCACAGAAGTCGAAGACATCCGCCTCGCGGGACTGTTGCACGACGTCGGCCACTACCCCTACTCGCATCTGATGGAGAAGGTCGACAAGGTGGAGCTGGCCGAGGAGTTCGTGGCCTCTGCACGTGTGCTTCCGGCCGATATCACCAAGTATCCGGACCATGAGGCCCTTGGTGAGCTGATTGTGACGCAGCAGCGCGATGTCATTAAAGCGCTTGGTGGCCGGAAACGAGCCGAAGAGATTGCCGCGCTCTTTACTCGGAAAACCACGGCGAACCCCCAGTTGAGCAAGCTGATTCACAGCAGCCTCGATATGGACCGGCTCGATTACCTGTTGCGCGACTCGCGCGCTGCCGGAGTGCCCTACGGACAAATCGACCTCAACTATCTGTTGAATAACTTGCAGGCCAGCCCGAGCGGCGTTCTCGGCGTCTCGGAGAAGACCATCACGGCGGTCGATCATTATCTACTGGCGCGGTTCTTCATGCACCGCGGTGTTTATTATCACAAAACGACGTTCGGTCTGGAGGAAGCGTGCCGCCAATTACTGCGACGTGTCCGCGATGCGGGCATGTTCGGCATACCGCTCGACGGCAACGCGGTCGCGGCGCTCGTGACCGGGCCGGCGCTCGGTCGGTTCACGGATGCGTTCGTCGATGCGATTGTCGAGAGAGCCGCCGTCGACGGCGACGCCGTGATGAAGGCGTTGGCGAATTCAATTCGCCGGCGACGGCCGCCCAAGCTGTTGAAGGAGGTAACCGTGCTGGCGCGAAATGACACGCGGGCGCACGACGGCATTGTTTTCAAGAACAACTGCAAGCACCAGTTGAAATCGCTTGCCGACGCCCACGGCGTGCCGCTGGGCCGGTTCTTGGTCTGCGAGACACGGCCCCTGACCTTGGAAGAGCGCGGGGCGCTGCTTACTGAAGACGAGGCTCGGTCGCTGGGTCCCGAGGACCGCGAAGAGATCATCAAAGTGTTCATCGCTGGCAAGGACGAGCCGGTCTCTGTCGTCAGCATCCCGCACAGTATCGTTCACATCTGTTCCAATCATTTCTTTCAGGCGTTCCGCCTCTACTTCGTTTCCGGCGACGGCGATGACGAGTTGGTCGAGCGGCTTCGCGCGGAGGTACGCGGTTGGTAATGGTCCTTTTCCGCTATCACCGTAGACCAAACTCGGCGATCAAGTCGGGACGCTGGGCGAGGAGGTGTTCGAGGTGGCTTTTGGGCCATAGCTCAATGCGCATGGCCTGCTCCGATTGATTGTGCCGCTCGACCCAATCCACGGCGTCGCAAGCCGCGATCCAAAAAATCTCTAGCCAAACCGCTGTACTTTTGCCGATCTACCGGTATAATACCGGTGTTCCCTGCTTATAGCTTGGAACCTACAAAGGCTTGGGCCGCTGGGCCGTAACCAGCGGTCATTCTTTTTTGGGCCAAATGCGTTTGTTCCGCGGGCCTCTCCGCACCCGGTCCGGGTGGTCGTGAATATAGGCGGTGATGAAGCGAGCTCGCTTCGTCACGCGCTCGTCCAACTGGATCACCACGAGATAGTTCCCGGCCACCAACGTCAGGCGGCGCTTGGTCCCGCTTTCGTGCAGCGTTTCGAAGATCTCGGCGGCGTCGGATTCGAGGGCAAAACGGATCCAGTCGATGCGTTTCGCGCGCTCAGTGCAAAAAACATCCTTCGTTGGGTTGCGACGGTCGGAACTCTCGAAGAACGCGTGGTCGAACATCTCCGGGAAGAACTGAACCACGATGCCGTCGAAGGTTTTCATTCCGCCGGCGACCTTCACATAGCAGCGCTCAAAGTGCTCGCGATAGGCCTTCTCGTCGGCATATACGACGTAATCGGGCAGCCCCATCACCAGCCCCCGCCAAGATCGATTTTGAAAATATTGAACTTCGCGACGTCGCGTGAGGTCGGCAAGATTTTGCGATTTAGTCGGCCTTCGAGGCGATCGATCACCGCCTTCCGGGCCGGGCTTGCGGGCATGCCGTGAAAGCGGGCCGAGACGGCGCCCGTCAGCACGTCGGTCAGTTGAATGAACTGGCTGTCGCGCGAGTCGAGCGCCTGCACGCGCGCCACTTCAGAGCTGATGTTCGTGCGATCGAGGCATCGGCGCAAGACCTTCAGCCGGTCACGCTCGCGGTTTCGCTTGTGGTCGACGAAGATCTCATAGCGGTTGAAGTCGAAGATCCAGTGGTGTAGCAACTGGTAATAGAATTTGTAGAAACCCAGTTCCTGGTCGGCCTCGTGAAATTTCAACAGATTGACTTGAGGCACATCGACGACGATGCACCGGTAGCGGCAATCCAGCTTCTTGGCTACAAACCAGTCGATGACTTCGAGATAAAATGCCTGCCGCGCCGGCGCGACCGACCGCCACTTCATTTCACCGAACGTGGTATGCCGGTTGCGGATGGCGTTCAACTCTTCCTTGAACACCGCGCGGTCGGTCGCCTTGATCCACAGGCTGCCGATGACCATGAAGCGGCCGATGCCTTCGCGTTGCGAGGCAAAAAGATCCGGCCGGCTTTCGTCACAGTAAACTTCAAAGTCCATCACAAATCCCCGCTACGGTCGACTGTCGTTATCATCGCAGGCTAAACTCGGCGATCAAGTCGGGGCGCTGGGCGAGGAGGTGTTCGAGGTGGCCTTCGGGCCACAGCTCGCTGCGGATGGCCTGGTCCGATTGATTGTGCCCTCGACCCAGTCGATGGCGTCGGTCGTGAACCGCCCTGACGTCGCGACGATCAGCACATCGACGCGCGGCGGTTTCCGATGCCGCATCTGCTCGCGCAGCTTTGTCACCTAATCGAGAAGGCCCCCTCTCAGGCAATGTTTGCACGGAATCACGACTCGAAAACGCCGCGTGCCAGCCAATGAGTCGCGGTAGACGCGATCGACCGACAAGTCTCGCGGCAATCCGCTATGAGGTTTCCACGTGATAATGCTCTGGCGGAAGCAAGCGGGCCTGCCTCGCCAGTTCAACGGAAAGGCCGCTTTCGGCCGTACCAGCGCTAAAGCAAGTGACCGTGACTCTCCGACCCAGCGCAATCCGCCGGTAAAACGGCCGGGATCGGCGCAAACTCCTCGCTTGAACATGGCCGAAGACCGTCCGGCCAGCAGCCTCGCATGCGGCAGAGCAAGCGGTTTTGCAATGGGGCGTCGTGGTTCACTCGATCCACCACCAACTCGACGAAGTACACGTCGCATTTCGAGAGCAGGATCCCAGCATCGTGAGCAAGGTATCGCGGAACGTAGCCGACCATGACCCGATCGGCGTCCGTCCGCACCGCGACCGCACGCGGATCGACCGGGTTCTGCAGATCGGGCATCAAACACAGTTTATCGCCGGGTTGCAACTCGTTGATCCTTTCGATTGCCCAACGCGGTACCAAGCGAACGCCGTGCAGGAAGAACTTATTCAGGTAACAACCTTCACCATCCGGAATCGCGCACGGAAAAACCTCGATGGCGTCCGTTTGTCGAATGCCCTCCGTGACTCCCAACACCACGATTGGGTCGGGCGGATTGTCGGGATCGAAGCCGCTCCAGCGCAGGTACGCCTCATACTCCGGCCGCGACGACGGCAAAAGCCGATTCGCAAAGACCGGAAAGAGGCTTTCGGATTCATAGACTTGGTCGAGCTGTTCCATCTGTGCGAATGCCCGGAAGCCGCCATTGACGGCGCCGCGCGTGTAATAGAAGCGATAGAGCTGGCCGTCGTGTTCCAGACGTCCGATCGGGCGCCAGCCGGTTTCCTGTGGTGTGCCCGGCCGCCAGGCGACAAATAATGAATTCATGGTCCCTCCAAGATAGCCCATACGTCGTCAAAGTTCACCTTGCTCAGGTGATCGAGCCACGCCGCCGCTCCGGTTGGCGTGATTCTGCCGAAGGCTTTGAAGGCGTCAAGCGTTCCCAATGGCCGGCTATCGGTTGGCGTCGCATAAAACGCGGACCTCGCTCGCTCGGCAAACGCGGCAACAATGCGGTTTTTATCCCGCGTGGTTAAGCGTTCCCGCCGCTCTTCGTCGGTCAGATTTCTGGCCAATCCGGCGCCATGGTCATACGTCGGTGCCAGCCGCATTTCGTCATCGCGCAGGGCCGCCCAGTTTTCGTGGTGCCGGTCCTGATTTGCGATCCAGGCGTCAAGCATCACGTAGCCGGCGAAAAGCTCCAGTGCCGAACCGATTGCCGGCGGCACGCCGGTCACCCATTGGCCCGCTGGTGGCTGTAAGCTCGCGACGACCTCAGCGACGGCATCGACCGAATGCTGGCGCACTTTGAAGCGTTGCGCGGTGGGATAGGCGGCATCACGGGCAAGCAGAAGTTGATTGCCCAAGACCGGCACGAGGCCGGATGGTAGCTTGTTCATCTTAACCCAAACTCGGCGATCAAGTCGGGACGCTGGGCGAGGAGGTGTTCGACGTGGCTTTCGGGCCACAGCTCGCTGCGGATGGCCTGGTCCGATTGATTGTGCCGCTCGACCCAGTCAACGGCGTCGGTTGTGAACCGCCCTGACGTGGCGACCATCAGCACGTCGACGGCTCCGGCGGCGGCTTCGACGGCCGCGACGCCTGCCGGCCATGTGCGTTGGCAGCGGGCACGGCGGCTCCTTTAACCGCATCTGCTCGCGCAGCTTGGTCACTTCCGTCGAAGGAAACGCGCGTCGCTTGTTCGGCGGGGCGGCCGATCAATGTCGGTTC
This Pirellulales bacterium DNA region includes the following protein-coding sequences:
- a CDS encoding HD domain-containing protein; translated protein: MASSRTRNKTKLIVDSIHGDIHLTPIEQRVVDTASFQRLRHLRQLGMAQATYPNATHTRFAHSLGVLGIMEHVTRVAKAALSLKRTEVEDIRLAGLLHDVGHYPYSHLMEKVDKVELAEEFVASARVLPADITKYPDHEALGELIVTQQRDVIKALGGRKRAEEIAALFTRKTTANPQLSKLIHSSLDMDRLDYLLRDSRAAGVPYGQIDLNYLLNNLQASPSGVLGVSEKTITAVDHYLLARFFMHRGVYYHKTTFGLEEACRQLLRRVRDAGMFGIPLDGNAVAALVTGPALGRFTDAFVDAIVERAAVDGDAVMKALANSIRRRRPPKLLKEVTVLARNDTRAHDGIVFKNNCKHQLKSLADAHGVPLGRFLVCETRPLTLEERGALLTEDEARSLGPEDREEIIKVFIAGKDEPVSVVSIPHSIVHICSNHFFQAFRLYFVSGDGDDELVERLRAEVRGW
- a CDS encoding DUF3800 domain-containing protein, with protein sequence MDFEVYCDESRPDLFASQREGIGRFMVIGSLWIKATDRAVFKEELNAIRNRHTTFGEMKWRSVAPARQAFYLEVIDWFVAKKLDCRYRCIVVDVPQVNLLKFHEADQELGFYKFYYQLLHHWIFDFNRYEIFVDHKRNRERDRLKVLRRCLDRTNISSEVARVQALDSRDSQFIQLTDVLTGAVSARFHGMPASPARKAVIDRLEGRLNRKILPTSRDVAKFNIFKIDLGGGW
- a CDS encoding HIRAN domain-containing protein; amino-acid sequence: MNSLFVAWRPGTPQETGWRPIGRLEHDGQLYRFYYTRGAVNGGFRAFAQMEQLDQVYESESLFPVFANRLLPSSRPEYEAYLRWSGFDPDNPPDPIVVLGVTEGIRQTDAIEVFPCAIPDGEGCYLNKFFLHGVRLVPRWAIERINELQPGDKLCLMPDLQNPVDPRAVAVRTDADRVMVGYVPRYLAHDAGILLSKCDVYFVELVVDRVNHDAPLQNRLLCRMRGCWPDGLRPCSSEEFAPIPAVLPADCAGSESHGHLL